The genomic DNA CACAGGTGCTGATATAGGAGCAGGCAGAGGGGCTGAAGTTGGCACAGATGCAGAAGCAAAGGCAGACCCTGCAGTGGGATACAGAGGATGAGCCCAGAGCAGCCCAGCTGTCCCCAGCTGGCATGGGAGGGgacacagcccagcccagcaggtGATGGGGAGGGCCCTGTGTTCCTCCAGGAGTGCCTGAGCCACCAGCAGATGCTCAGCACCGTGCGGCAGATGCAGAAGCTGCTGTCGGCACAGGAGGCTGCCCACCTCCAGGGCACGCGCAGCCTCAAGAagcagctctcagtgctgcacagccgCATCCAGAGGCTCGCTGGCAAACGTAACGGTAACGCTCGGCATCCCCATCACACCAGCTCCAACCCAGGGATAGGGCTGGGCTCCTGTCCTCAGCCgtgtccatctgtccatccGCAGACACCTGTCCGCAGCTGGCGGTGCCCTTGAACGGGCGGAAGCTGGGCCGCAGCACACGGGTGGGCCACGACGTTCACTTCATCTGCAATGCTGGATTTCAGCTGGTGGGCTCGGAGTCGCGCACCTGCCGGAGGGACCGCACCTGGAGTGGCACCCAGCCCTTCTGCAGAAGTGAAGTGCTGTGGGCTTGGGGTCGTGGGATTGCACAGGGAGTGATCTTGCATCCCCTGCAGCAGGACTGCatctcagcagggctgggagaggcAGGAATTGGCTTTCCCTGCCCCTGGTCTCATGGTATTTATGAGCTCTTTCTCTGCAGGTATTGATGAGTGTTCCAGCAACCCGTGTGCCAACGGTGGAATCTGCGTGGATGGCAACCAGAGCTACACGTGCCTGTGCCCACGGGGCTGGTCAGGAGCCGGTTGCCAGAGCCCTGTCTATGCCTGTAGGTGCCCTCAAAGCCATCCCCAGCTCAGCAGAGGCTCAGATTTGAGCTGGGGTGCCTTATGCATCCCTGGAGCGGAGGAGGATGGAATGCTTGCAGGGCCACGCTGCGACCATCtcatccttccccactggtgacaccacatccttcctgcagaCTGGGTGACGCTGAGCAACTCGTCCTTCAGCCGTCAGCCCCGCTGTGCTGAGGGCCGCCCAGGCTCACggcactgcagctgtgatgCCGGCTTCCAGATGCGGGCAGGAGGTGTTTGCCAAGGTACAAAGTGTGAGGAAGGATGAGGTGTGATAGGATGGGGCGCCTCAGCCTCCATCCATCCCCGCCCACAGATGTGGACGAGTGCCAGCTTTTCCAGCCTAACCCCCAGACCCGGATCTGCCTCCACGACTGCCTCAACCTCCCCGGCTCCTACCGCTGCCTCTGCCCACCGGGGTACGTGCTCCATGCCGACCGCAACACCTGCGAGGGTAAGAGGAGGGATGCCGAGCACCTACATGGCCGAGAGGATGGACAGCCCCACTCACCCCCTTTTTGCCACGGCAGATGTGGATGAGTGCACTGGCAGCCGGCACAACTGCACCCACGGTGAGCTCTGCATCAACACCTTTGGGGGCCACCGCTGCGTGCGCCCCAAGTGCCCCCCACCACGCCACAACACCAGCTATGTCAAGACCTCCAGCTTGTGAGTATCGGGACATCATCTCAGGGAGGGGACGGGCCCTACCTGTGCTATACCACAGCATCCGAGGGCAGCAAGGAGAGTGCTGGCAGCAAATTGTCACACGTAGCGTGCTTGGCGTGCTGCAGGATGCCCCTTGCCAAAGGGTTTAGGatgctggtggctgtgggagCGGGTGGAAGCACCCAAATACAAGGGAGCTTTATGCAGGCGCTGCAcagtgctcagggctgcagccagagcaAAGCACCTCTATCCAGGAGCCATGCTCCAGGCCGGCTTTGCTAGAGCTTTAATCAAATGTCAACAGTACTGATGCCCAGGACCTGGGGGGGAACGACgccatttcccctcctctgTACATTTATGTGGTGCCTTTGGCTACAATTCAACATgcaactcccccccccccctccagtGCTGCTTGTGAGACTGAACTGCTTTGTGCACCGCTGGCTCGTTCCTCCTGTCCTGGCACAGCTCTTGCAGCAACCCAAGCAGAGCAGCatcccagctctgagctgcagatCTGCATCCAGATCCCGCACCCAGCCCAGGGACACCTCTCCAAGCCTGGGCATGCCTGGGCCCTTCTTGGGCTGCTCCATCACAGAACATGAGGCTGGAGATGCAGAGCGTGGTTGGTGGTCTCCATAAGCTTGTTTGCAAGCAGGCAGTCTGTTCCCCAAGAGCCAAGTAACACAGTGGatccaggagaacctcatgaggttcaacaaagctaTGTGCAAGGTCTTGTACCTGGGTTGTGGCAACCTTCGCTATCGGTACAAGCCAGAGGTCAAGAGGACAGAGCATAGGGGTACTGGTGGGTGGCAGTTGTACATGAGGCAGCAATGTACAACCCTCACAGCCCTgaactgcatccaaagcagcacagccagcagggcagggaggggatctgcccctctgctctgtgctaagctgtccagagaggcggtggtgtCCCATCTCTGCAGACTGCCAAGGTTaggctgcatggggctctgagcactgatggagttgtgggtgtccctgctcattgcaagGAGTgggactagatggcctttaaggtcctttccaactcaaacaattctatgattctatgagttctGGTTTCCCTTGTCTCCTGGCAGCCAGTGTGAGAGGAACCCCTGCCCCACAGACAGCCGAGCATGCCGCCTCGCCGCCACCTCCATCTCCTTCCACTACCTGCCACTCCAGGCCAACCGCACCGTGCCCCGCGTCCTCTTCAAGATGTCCACCACCCGCTTTGTGGGTGACAGCCTGCGCTTCACCATCATAGGTGGCCGGGGCCAGGGCGTCTTTGCCGTGCGGCGCTCCGACCGGCAGACGGGAGAGCTGGTGCTCAGCAGCCCAGTGGTGGGGCCAGCCACACTGGAGGTGGAGCTGGAGATGAGTGAGTTCTCCCGCAAAGTGCTGCTGGGCAAGCACATCTTCAAGGTCACGGCCTTTGTGTCCCAGTATGAGTTCTGAGATGCGGCTCTGCTGGAGGCAGATGTGGCTCTATCCTGGAGAGTGATGGAGTGGGATCAGCGTGGTGATCTCAGCCCTCATACCATTAGAGGACTCCCGTTCTTGGAATTGGCCTCAGTGGGTCCTTCCAACTCGGGAGGTGCTATGATATCCTAGGATTCCTCCTGCTCGCTCATGGCTGTTAGAGCATAGCAGAAGAACCCCTGCTCATTGCTGATGCTGCCTGGAGGATTACAGCAGGAGGGGACCCGTCTGTGCCAGCCTGCTGTGCCTCCTCATGCCTCGTACTCATCCAATAAAGGAAAACTGCCTGTAAGGAGGGTGTCTTTGCTCCGTGACAAACATCTTTTGCAGGACCTGGCTAACACTCAGCCCCATGGGCAGGCTGCAGGAACACCAGAAGCGCAGAGAGAGCAGCGGGGCTCACAGCTAGGCCGGTGCCAGCGGCTTTCTGTCCCCTGAACCCACCAACACAGGGCAGGCCACGGGGAAGGGAAAGGCCCTGAGCCTCACACAGGGCAAGGAGCGAGGAGAGCCGCTGTGGACAGGCTCCTGAGGCCACCCCTGCACAAAGCGGCCGCTGTGCGCAGCCCATAAAGCCCTCCTTGTGCCGCGGGCACCGCTCGCCAGCATCTGAGGGCCCGGCAATGGGGGGAAATCGCCTCACACGGATGGCCTCCCAGCAACCTCCCATGGCGCACGGGAGCGGCGAGACGCGCTGAGGCGGGAAACGAACCGGTGGAGAAAGGCGGGAAACGGAACACTGCGGCGAAACGCGCCCGACGCTTTTTGTCCTCGCGGCGCGCCGTAGCCTGCCCGTTGCCATGGCGACGGGCCCAGCGGCCTGACCCGCTGCTCTCGCTTCTCTAGGCGAGAAGCTGCGGGGCCGGGCCCGTCCCTGTCCCCGTCCCCGCCGCACGGGGCACGCGGGGCGCCCGGCTCCATCACGCCGCCTGCCCCGGCCTCGGGCCTCGCTGCGTGCGGACTGCACGGGGAGACCTGCGGCCTCCGAGCAGCGCTGACTGAGTAAGCCCGGAGCCGTTCGGCAGCGCGGTGCGCGCCGTGCTTTCGTGAGCGAGAAACGTGCCGGGTTTGCTGACGGGactcagctgggagcagagcgcTGAGAGGCCCTGCGGAGAGACGCGAGCAGATCAGAGGGTTTAACGGGAGCGGTGCCGAAGGTTAACGAGGGGTTAATGGCTGTGCACTGCGGAGCTGAGGCCGTGGGGCAGCGCCTGGCTGCTGTGTGGGCAGGAGATGGGCTTCGTGGCCACCGGGGTCCTTTCCATTCGGGATGTTCTCTGATTCTGTAGCAGTAATTTCCAGCCCTTTGCTTGCACTGATGCAAGCAGATCTTATATCTGAGCCACCCTGCTTGCTCTGATGGTTGCAGTCAGTGCCTTTTGGGATTTTCTGGTACTGGAACCGTTATCAAAATGACAGCAATGACACGAGACAACGTCAAAATGAGACAATAATGAGCCAGAGACCTCTGCTCTTTGCCTCTCAGCATGCTCCTGTGCCCTGGGACCCGGAAAAGCCCAACCCTGCAGTCCCACAGAATGCATAATGGATGCATTTCTTTAGCAAGGCAGGTTCTGTTCAAAGCACAGCCTGGCTCAGTGGCAAGCAGAGAGCTGCAACTAACAGTTCAACGCAAACTGAAATAGCATCTGTTTGTCATAGCTGTTGTGCAAACACTCAAACATCAAGAACTTCCCAGGTTATGGTTCATAACTTGTCTTTGCAATTGAATCTTGCTTTCTCGTGTTGGCAGCCCTGGTGCCAACAGCTCAGTAATCTGGCAGCTTGCTGTGTGGGTGCCCTGCATACGtaactgttttgttcttctaGCAACAGTTGGCCTTACAGCGGTGTTGTGTGcaattcctttttcctctttttgctcactttttgttcagtttctAGTCTTTCCACTTTGTTGCTGACAAAGGTGCCTCTGTTTCTGTGTAGTGCTGAAGCTGTGATTCCATCTCATGTGCTCCAGGAGGGCCACCTGCTTTCACTTCACTTCTCCTCACCAGCTGGAAGGAAAGCATGGCATATCTGAGTCAGGTGGCAGCATTTAGGAAGGGGGGGGAACGGCTCtttgtgagggtggatagtgataagacaagggggtatggttttaaactgagacaggggaggtttaggttggatgttaggaggaagtttttcacccagagggtggtgaggcactggaacaggttgcccaaggaggctgtggatgccccatccctgcaggcattcaaggccaggctggatgtggctctgggcagcctgggctgctggttggtgacctgcacacagcagggggttggaactggatcaGCACTGTgttcctttgcaacccaggccattctgtgagtctatgatttGTTCTGCCATCGACTGGAACAGCTGTCTGAAATGAAGATGTTCCCAAAAAAGAGCATATCGTGCTCTGTCTCTGGGCTGCCCACCTATGCTCTTTTTACTTGCTTTTGGCCTAGATCCATTCAAACACTGTCAAAACCTTCACAAGTCTCCCTTAGCTGAAAGTTTGGATTGTTGTTGTTTCATGCAGATATCAACACTTGCTTTTAGAAtgtgtaattatttttccccttttgttccTATAGATCCTCTTTGCAGAGAGAAGTCTTCCCTCAAATGCTTGTCCTGGTCTCCAACTTTGTTGGAGATGGAGATGTTGGATCTAGGATCAGGACTCAGTCAGAATTCTTTTAtatcaatattttcttctttctttttatttctacagatgAACATCTGCGACAAACCTCCTAATAAGACAGCTCCAGAGAACTTGGGTGAAGCTGGTCCTAAGGTCCAACGTGCTCGAAGAAATGGCTGGAGCTGGCCCCTGCACCCTTTCCAGATCATTACCTGGCTGCTGTACCTCTTCTTTGCACTGGTTGGCTTTGGAATTCTGGTTCCTCTTCTGCCCCTCCACTGGCTGCCCGCTGGCTATATTGTATCCTTTGCTCAAGAGCAGAACAGGAGCTGTAATGAATTACCAGTGggacattttaaaacaagtgGTGAGCATAGGAGAAAACAGCTTAGCCAGAATCTTTTTCTGAACTGTAGCTGTAATGTTGATTTTCTCCTGTCTCTAAGAAACACTTATTTTGGAACCATCTCTGTTCCTCCACCAAGGAAGATCATTAACATTCTACCTGTCTCTGTCGTTACTCCCTTTTAAGGCTTTGCCCCCCAAGCTCTTCTGTCTACATCTGCTTCTGTGTCTTTATGTTGTTCTACAAGTGTGCTGCAGGCTTTCAGAGAGGGCATAGGAAAACTAGGGAACTGCTGTTTGCAGAGTGCGGGGCTGTGTGTCTCCAGGATTGCTGTCAGTCTTACTGTAGTGCAAACCAAGGAAAAAATTTAACATTGTTCTGtaactggaaagaagaaaatccttcAGCAGAAGCCTGCTTTACCATTCATATTTACAGCTTCCTTAGCAGAACCAGGTAATCAAGAAATGTTATAGACAGAATGTTGGGCAGAGTTCTGAAAAGATCTTCCTGAGGAATGCACTTATCATTTGTACATCTGGAATTTGTATGTCCATAGGGGCTTTGATATTATTGGGATTCTGATGCTTTTGCTAATAGTTTTAATTAAACCTGCATGATTCAGTCATCAATAACATTATCAGCTCATCTACCTGTCTTCCTGAAATCCTTGGTATCATCGTGCCTCAAGCTTTGTAAATTTGTCTGCCTCATATCATCATAACTCAATCTAAAGTCATTCTAACTGATCAAAGCAACATAACTCACAGCTTTACTGCTAGTACTGTTAGTACtaatgcctctttttttttttccttaccacGCTACTGTGTTTTCCATAGACTTTAATAGGATCAATGATGTGCATATCTGGTTGCGTAGCAAATAAGCAGGAAGATTAATTGTTGTGTGCATGCCTGTGTATTTCAGTGTATGGAGAAGCAAGCTCTGGTGTGCATTGGTTTACcagaaatagaatcatagaatggcctgggttgcaaaggagcacagtgctgatccagttccaaccccctgctgtgtgcaggccgccaaccagcagcccaggctgcccagagccacatccagcctggccttgaatgcctgcagggatggggcatccccataacattgctgctttctttgcaaATATTGGCAGTCACTTGAGGTTTGATCAAAAGTACTTCTAAAGCTTATTTGCTCTGCCTCGTGACTGGGGTTTGGTAAAGAAGAATTCAAACAGGTGATGTTTTGAG from Lagopus muta isolate bLagMut1 chromosome 12, bLagMut1 primary, whole genome shotgun sequence includes the following:
- the LOC125699502 gene encoding fibulin-7-like; this translates as MLIPLPGWVALCILQLALGRTQECLSHQQMLSTVRQMQKLLSAQEAAHLQGTRSLKKQLSVLHSRIQRLAGKRNDTCPQLAVPLNGRKLGRSTRVGHDVHFICNAGFQLVGSESRTCRRDRTWSGTQPFCRSIDECSSNPCANGGICVDGNQSYTCLCPRGWSGAGCQSPVYAYWVTLSNSSFSRQPRCAEGRPGSRHCSCDAGFQMRAGGVCQDVDECQLFQPNPQTRICLHDCLNLPGSYRCLCPPGYVLHADRNTCEDVDECTGSRHNCTHGELCINTFGGHRCVRPKCPPPRHNTSYVKTSSFQCERNPCPTDSRACRLAATSISFHYLPLQANRTVPRVLFKMSTTRFVGDSLRFTIIGGRGQGVFAVRRSDRQTGELVLSSPVVGPATLEVELEMSEFSRKVLLGKHIFKVTAFVSQYEF